The proteins below are encoded in one region of Aequorivita iocasae:
- a CDS encoding DUF547 domain-containing protein, whose product MKTIFNLATILFLAFSLQSCNLLSAAGVSSQGQPTKEVQSELTSTTANSAVNVEHSQWDKLLKKHVDSEGMVDYKGFKKDEAKLDEYLNMLSEKKPTDDWSVQELLAYYINLYNAATVKLIVENYPVKSIKDIDGAWTKGRVAVGDKMLSLGGIENGILRKMNEPRIHFTINCASISCPKLLDEAYTAAKINEQLDRATKEFINSDKNDISPQTPQVSSIFDWYQKDFKVNGKQDVIGFINRYANTKINSEASLSYKSYNWELNEQN is encoded by the coding sequence ATGAAAACCATCTTTAACCTAGCAACAATACTTTTTTTGGCATTTTCATTACAAAGCTGTAATCTGCTTTCCGCCGCAGGCGTTAGCAGTCAAGGGCAACCCACTAAAGAAGTTCAGTCCGAACTCACCTCAACTACCGCAAATTCTGCAGTAAATGTAGAGCATTCACAATGGGACAAATTGCTGAAAAAACATGTAGACAGTGAAGGTATGGTAGATTATAAAGGGTTCAAAAAAGACGAAGCCAAACTGGATGAATATTTAAATATGCTTTCAGAAAAAAAACCGACTGATGATTGGAGCGTCCAGGAATTGCTGGCGTATTACATCAATCTTTACAACGCAGCGACCGTAAAATTGATCGTGGAAAACTATCCCGTAAAAAGTATAAAAGATATTGACGGTGCCTGGACTAAAGGCCGTGTGGCTGTTGGTGATAAAATGCTATCCCTCGGCGGAATTGAAAACGGAATTCTTCGAAAAATGAACGAGCCACGTATCCATTTCACTATAAACTGTGCTTCCATTTCCTGCCCAAAACTTTTGGATGAAGCGTACACAGCTGCAAAAATTAACGAGCAATTGGATCGTGCCACCAAAGAATTCATCAATAGCGATAAAAACGATATTTCACCACAAACTCCACAAGTTTCCTCTATTTTTGATTGGTACCAAAAAGATTTCAAAGTAAACGGCAAACAGGATGTTATTGGGTTTATCAATAGATACGCAAATACAAAGATAAATTCCGAAGCAAGTTTAAGTTACAAGAGTTATAATTGGGAATTGAACGAACAAAATTGA
- a CDS encoding TIGR04283 family arsenosugar biosynthesis glycosyltransferase: MLSIIIPVLNEAENITNLLEHLTENISEKGKVELIVVDGGSNDGTPQLIKNFTESQTIPISLITTSESGRAKQMNEGARNASGEILYFLHADSFPPKNFDSYILSEVKRGNPAGCFRMKFDSDHWWLQLAGWLTQFSWRACRGGDQSQFITKKLFDEIGGFDENYTIYEDNILINELYKRKKFVVIQKCITTSARLYRQKGVWNLQYHFWAIYVKRWFGADAEELYKYYLKHIKQANNTEISEEKFSNQVAEN, translated from the coding sequence ATGCTTTCCATCATCATCCCGGTTTTAAACGAAGCCGAAAACATCACCAATTTACTTGAGCATTTAACCGAAAATATATCGGAAAAAGGCAAAGTTGAATTGATTGTGGTAGACGGTGGAAGCAACGATGGCACTCCCCAGTTAATCAAAAACTTTACTGAAAGCCAAACTATACCTATTAGTTTAATCACCACTTCCGAGAGTGGCCGTGCAAAACAGATGAACGAAGGTGCGCGAAACGCTTCGGGAGAAATTCTTTACTTTCTGCACGCTGATTCATTTCCGCCGAAAAACTTTGATAGTTATATTCTTTCAGAAGTAAAAAGGGGAAATCCCGCAGGCTGTTTCCGAATGAAATTTGATAGCGACCATTGGTGGCTGCAACTTGCCGGATGGCTTACGCAATTTAGCTGGCGTGCATGCCGTGGTGGTGATCAAAGCCAATTTATAACCAAAAAACTTTTTGATGAAATTGGCGGTTTTGATGAAAACTACACAATTTATGAAGACAATATTTTAATTAACGAGCTTTACAAGCGGAAGAAATTTGTGGTAATTCAAAAATGCATAACCACCTCAGCGCGCCTTTACAGACAAAAAGGCGTTTGGAACTTGCAATATCACTTTTGGGCAATTTATGTGAAACGTTGGTTTGGTGCAGATGCCGAGGAACTGTACAAATATTATTTGAAGCATATCAAGCAAGCGAATAACACGGAAATTTCAGAAGAAAAATTCTCCAATCAAGTTGCTGAAAATTAA
- a CDS encoding hemerythrin domain-containing protein has product MNIFEAIRKDHDKQRELCRLVTSTSGDSKGRKEMWEKLKHELKIHADAEERTFYSPLIHNDMMQEHARHGIAEHHEMDELMEKVDETDMDSPAWLIYAKQLCEKVEHHLEDEEHSFFQLAGKVFTETQKTAIAKDYLEEMKKNR; this is encoded by the coding sequence ATGAACATTTTTGAAGCAATTAGAAAAGACCACGACAAACAACGCGAACTCTGCCGTTTGGTAACCTCCACTTCGGGTGATTCAAAAGGAAGAAAGGAAATGTGGGAAAAACTGAAGCACGAATTAAAAATACATGCAGACGCAGAGGAGCGCACATTTTATTCACCTCTAATCCACAACGATATGATGCAGGAACACGCCCGCCACGGAATTGCGGAGCATCACGAAATGGACGAACTAATGGAAAAAGTAGACGAAACCGATATGGATTCTCCCGCTTGGCTTATTTACGCAAAACAACTTTGCGAAAAGGTAGAGCACCATTTGGAAGATGAGGAGCACAGCTTTTTTCAATTGGCAGGAAAAGTTTTCACCGAAACACAAAAAACAGCCATTGCCAAGGATTATTTGGAAGAAATGAAAAAGAATAGATAA
- a CDS encoding glycoside hydrolase family 113: MLLLHRFLHGILLFTIIIGCAQKKNSSGEKIIQNLTVSKINGVSLVAAPDSLSHKNVASLKEVHANYVTVMPFGFIRSLNHPEIIYDQERQWFGETREGVTQYVELLHKNEIKVMMKPQIWVWNGGYTGWVEMASEADWLQLEINYKNFILNFAKVAEAEEIEIFCIGTELEKFIEHRPNYWRELIAEVKKIYTGKLTYAANWDEYKRVPFWDALDYIGVDAYFPISESETPTVEEAIAGWERWKKELKTISEKENKKILFAEYGYRSVDFSGKEPWKSNREMTSVNLEAQINLLEGLYKSVWEEDWFAGGFLWKWFIINEKVGGPDDNQFTPQNKPALQLILKQYSTKKE, encoded by the coding sequence ATGCTATTGCTTCATCGCTTTCTACACGGTATTCTTCTTTTCACCATTATAATTGGATGCGCCCAAAAGAAGAATTCTTCCGGAGAAAAAATAATTCAAAATTTGACCGTTTCCAAAATAAACGGTGTGAGCCTTGTGGCAGCTCCAGATTCACTTTCGCACAAAAATGTTGCTTCTTTAAAGGAAGTCCATGCCAATTATGTTACCGTAATGCCGTTCGGTTTTATAAGAAGTTTAAACCATCCCGAAATAATCTACGACCAAGAGCGGCAATGGTTTGGTGAAACGCGCGAAGGGGTAACACAATATGTTGAATTGCTCCACAAAAATGAAATTAAGGTAATGATGAAACCCCAAATATGGGTTTGGAATGGCGGATATACGGGTTGGGTTGAAATGGCTTCGGAAGCAGATTGGCTTCAACTTGAAATCAATTATAAAAATTTCATCCTCAATTTTGCAAAAGTTGCAGAGGCAGAAGAGATTGAAATTTTCTGTATTGGTACCGAGTTGGAAAAATTCATTGAGCACCGCCCAAACTATTGGCGAGAATTGATTGCGGAAGTGAAAAAGATTTACACGGGCAAATTGACCTATGCCGCCAATTGGGATGAATACAAGCGCGTACCGTTTTGGGATGCACTGGATTATATTGGCGTGGATGCTTATTTCCCCATTTCGGAGAGCGAAACCCCCACTGTTGAAGAGGCAATAGCAGGTTGGGAGCGATGGAAAAAAGAATTAAAAACCATTTCAGAAAAGGAAAATAAAAAAATCCTCTTTGCGGAATACGGTTATCGAAGTGTGGATTTTAGTGGCAAAGAACCGTGGAAAAGCAATAGGGAAATGACTTCTGTAAACTTAGAGGCCCAAATAAATTTACTGGAAGGACTCTACAAATCGGTTTGGGAAGAGGATTGGTTTGCGGGTGGTTTCCTTTGGAAATGGTTTATTATAAACGAAAAAGTGGGAGGGCCCGATGACAATCAGTTTACGCCACAAAACAAACCTGCACTGCAGCTAATTTTAAAACAGTATTCTACCAAAAAAGAGTAG